One Manduca sexta isolate Smith_Timp_Sample1 chromosome 26, JHU_Msex_v1.0, whole genome shotgun sequence genomic region harbors:
- the LOC115453591 gene encoding elongation of very long chain fatty acids protein 7, which yields MALFNNSFTRTYHRLFTELADPRTNDWFLISSPVPGLTTLGLYLYFTLNWGPRYMADKKPFQLQKTLVVYNFIQVLVSCYLFHEGLDACWLRTYSWKCQPVDFSRSPEAMRVAQGVYIYFLAKMSELLDTVFFVIRKKDRQITFLHMYHHTVMPMISWGATKYYPGGHGTLIGVINSFVHIIMYSYYMLAAMGPQFQKYLSWKKHITTLQMLQFCIAFLHSAQLLFYDCGYPRWSVVFTLPNSIFFYYLFYDFYYKAYGKPEKKDKLKTANGRVNGIKEENGHLKIGNGAPNGIVSEEKLEKID from the exons ATCCCAGAACCAACGACTGGTTCCTCATATCCAGTCCTGTGCCAGGATTAACCACACTTGGCCTGTATTTGTACTTCACGTTGAACTGGGGACCCCGGTATATGGCGGACAAGAAGCCGTTTCAACTGCAAAAGACATTAGTCGTGTACAATTTCATCCAGGTTCTGGTTAGCTGCTATCTATTCCATGAG GGCCTCGACGCATGTTGGTTGAGGACTTACAGTTGGAAATGTCAACCAGTTGACTTCTCCAGGTCGCCGGAGGCTATGAGG GTAGCCCAAGGCGTCTACATATACTTCCTGGCGAAGATGTCGGAACTGCTCGACACCGTGTTCTTCGTTATCAGAAAGAAAGATCGTCAGATCACGTTCCTTCACATGTACCATCACACAGTGATGCCCATGATATCTTGGGGAGCCACCAAGTACTATCCTGGCGGGCACGGGACTCTAATAGGCGTGATAAACTCATTTGTACACATCATCATGTATTCGTATTACATGCTGGCGGCGATGGGACCACAATTCCAAAAGTACCTGTCTTGGAAGAAACATATAACTACATTGCAAATG CTCCAGTTCTGCATCGCATTTCTACATTCAGCCCAGTTGCTCTTCTACGACTGCGGCTATCCTCGCTGGTCTGTCGTGTTCACGCTACCCAACTCCATCTTTTTCTACTACCTCTTCTACGACTTCTACTACAAAGCCTACGGCAAACCAGAGAAGAAAGATAAATTAAAGACTGCTAACGGCCGTGTGAATGGAATCAAAGAGGAGAATGGACATCTAAAGATTGGCAACGGAGCACCAAATGGTATCGTGAGCGAAGAAAAACTAGAAAAAATCGATTAA